The DNA sequence GGTTAAACGAAACTGTAGTGAATTGATTAACATTAATTTTGTATTTAGTGCATAATTACCATCCTGTCTCATCTTCTTCACCATCTCCTTAAGGCAGAATATACACAGAGAAGAGGCAAAGGACGCCATGATCAAACCAAAACAGAACTTTAAACATTAAGAAAAAAGACCCAAAAGCTCTCACCTAAATGTACAACCCTTAAACAACTGCTAATTAAAACAGACAATTTGTACCACCATGATCAGTCCTTGACTGAAGCTTCACATCACGTAAGCTGCTTCACGCGCCGCCATCTGCTTCTGTAACCTCAACTCTTGGTAAAACCTGTCGATAAATTTCTCAGCTTCCATGTCCACAATGCCTTCTTCATCTCCAGCTTCCCTCGGAGAGAATGGCGAGTCTGTTATCCTCACTTGTCTCACCAGCCCACTTACCAAATTACTAGATGTGTCAGATAAATCACCACCCCCTGACTTCACATCATCCCATATATATGGTGGCGCGTGGTAGCGAGTGTGTTCGTAATGTCTATTATGTTTACGGTGATAAGAATGGGTTCTCCGCCTGTTGGCTTGGAAACGCTTGTATGGTCGATAACTTGGACTACTGCTGCAGCTGAACTCATAATCCCGTGGGGAGACAAACGACATATGCACGTTGTGTGGTCTACAGCCGACAGCAGTTGCAGGCGACACAAACGACATATGCACGTCATGTGAATGACAACTAAGAGCAGTTTGATGCTCGATCACGATGTCGTTTAAGGCCTTTCCGATGATCTTCCCACGTTTGATCATGAGATGAAGATCAAGGACGAACTTGCTCTTAGAAACACCCTTTCGAATCGTGAAGAAAGCTACACGTATCATGTTAGATAGTTTCTTGGCTACGAGTGTTGGACTTGGTTCCATGGCTTTAAGATTGAGAGCTCTAGCTATggggagaaagaaagaaattgattcTTTGTAGTGAAAGGAGATTATAGATATTTAAAGGGGTCCTCGTCCGACAGTtaagaaaagaataaattttGTATTAGTGTTAATTACAAGAAATAATTCTCTTTAATTATTGTTTTTGCATTGGAGGTGGGTTTATATTCAACATGAATTTTTCAATTGCTTAAATGGAGTTGGTTTTAATTGAAATGACCATTTTTGCATTAGGCATATTCTGATTTCTATCATCTTTTTTcggtaatttattaaatattaccgTTATATATGGTGAGCCATAAAAAACTGAGATATAAGTAAATGCAAGGGAAAATTATATTTAGTTctgaaaattcattaatttattttttaatttttagaaatatactGAGATATAAGTAAATGCATgggaaaaattatatttagttatgaaaattcattaatttattttttaatttttaaaaatatattagaacGTTGCTCATATTTAAAgatctattaattagtctttttattaattttaactgttaaatattataaaaaaagtcTGAAATACTGTTAATACGGatggactaattagtaaactttttataaaattaagaaaccaattaataaaatttttcaaattatagagattaaatagtaaaatactttTTTGGAAAATGGGAATTAGGAATTGGGGATGGGGAGTAGAACAAAAAATTTCTCAGATTTACTCATATGCACTTACCATCAAATTAAatccaaataataaaatacttaacaGTCAAAACTAACagaatgattaattaatagattttttaaaatatcagtaaGAGTATAAatgaatcaaattatttttgAGTTACTCAAGATTTGACTAGataaaaactcaatcaaacttgatttaaattttaaacgagccaaactcAAACTTAACTTTTAGATTCGTTTAAAAACGAGACATATTTGAGTTTCATAGTATTCGACTCGTGAGCTCGGCtcatttatgattttataatcAGACTCGTTAACATGCTCGTAAACAGTTTCATTAAACAAGCCGAGAGAAATAAATTCAACCTTGCATATACTTTCATAagccaaatctaaattttataaaattcaattttatatagTTTGATTACACTATtaaaatttgtatatatttgAATCGTTAAAATTTAAGAGCTCATATCTTAGttatacttatttaattaaaattatttcattttcaacttattaattttaaattaaaatttattggacatataaataaatagcaAAAGATGTATTACggatttttaaatttcttggtttaaaaaattaaatcaaatcaaataaataattttttaaaatttgtaatcaaatagaaataaatttaattaaaaaattaaaataaatcaatttagtttaatttttatatgtaaaagTTTATGCTCAGACTCATCCGTGATGTGTAAAGCTAATATGAAGACTatttaattacaaataaaaagataaattaatatattaattagtactAATTATTTCCTTAGCCATTATAGTTGCATCATTAGAAGTtacctttatattttttataaatgaaatctGGTAGGCCCAAAATTGTGTAGAATTTCCTTAATTTCCTCTTCCtttctctttattattttttttaaaaaaaaaattcgtattttctttcttgtgatcacttcctttttctttctttttgaatGAAAGACTGATTAATTAAGGATTTAGTTAATAGAACGTGATATGGCAACTTGATAAAGTTGGCTGGGAATGAAATCAACCGATAAATTAACGTGTCCGCCTCTCCGGTGATAGATTTGTAACCGTACTTTTGAAACTCTCTTCTCACAGCCATTCAAGAGTCTGTTTTTTgaaaaagttataattttttggATAATTTGTGtgtattagtttttttttaaatatatttaattcatgaattattaatttaataataaaattattagttgtcattttaaatttattaatttgaattgTTTTGATTATTAGtgactaaaattataaattaagccATTGACATTTCAcattcatattaaaaattaaatgagtttcttagtgttaaaacattttaaagaATAAGAGAATATCAAttatacaatattttttttatttatcagaatgaatttccatttttttttataattaaaaaaaatcatttggaGTTCATTCTTAAAAATACAATGGACCTTATCCAATATTTGTCCATATTCAACATACCGCTACTTTCTCCTTTCTCCTTTCTCCtgtaacttttatttatttttatgattcagGAAATGAGACCTGATCCTGAAAAAGATTACGGATCCGAAACTCATTAAACCCCACGTAAATAGATTGACCTAACATCGCTGGACTAGCCCTTCGAGGTGAACCGGATTGATTACGTGCTCGAACCTATCCATAAAATGTTCAATCTAGTGATGTGACATAAGATAAGAAAAGTAAGTCTAGTAACTTCGCAGCGCTGTCAACATGTGCActgagagaattaaatggccactTAGTGTGAAAAGATACTCTAACACGTCCGTACATACGAATCTAAGTGACAAAAACATGTGACACTATAGCAGAGTACAGTTaaacgtcactagcagacaaaagaaaaagagataaaaAGGAGGGAACATCTTCTTCCCTGGACAATTTTACACACTCaatataaattctattttttagattttaggatattaatttttattttttttttatttttttttattttaaaattattgttaattaaagaaaaagaaaatgatagaagaaGATTAAGGATAAAGGAAGTAGGAAAGAAAGATGGGTAATGGGAAGGTATAGTGGAACTAAGCCTCTCTGCTaaagaaatgaaaaagaaattagAAAAGGTTATTTATGTTGTTAAGTTAGGTATAATCCATTGCTTTAGCCTAAGCTTTCaaacttaaaattaaagaaattttaatttttatatagaaaGTGGGGTTTCTCATCATGACAAGAATCTGGAATCCAAAGTCGTTTTAGGCAATTATTACTTATCCTAACTCCATTTAGTGGACCTATTAATTATATCATACATTTCAATTCAATTCcacacattaaaaaaaaatttaatgattattaaattaaatatttaaatttattaattaaactctcaattttaaaaaatattttaaaatatttttgaagatttttataaattttgaacTTTGTTAATACGTTTTAGGTGCATCGTTTGGCTGAAGATTCTaagaaaaaatgattttttttttctttgatttattGTGTTTGGTGCTCTTCAGTCTTTTGTTCTCGCTATTTTTACCTTCTTAAAGTAAAGCACATGGTAGAGTAGAGCGCCATTTTGAGGATAATTTCTACTCATCATTCCATCATCATTTCTTAATAGAATTCTGCCCACTAACGtaaatatacataaataaattaataaactgATATTTGGTGAAATTATTATATGAAGATATTTATACAATTCTTAAGAAAATCAATGAATCAAAATTGGTGGATAGGACTGATTATCACTTCTGATGagttaagatttttttaaaatagtttaaGTGTGAAATTTTTAACGAGAGTGAAGTGATATCGAATTAGAGTTTGTTTTTGTGTATATCGATTATTATGAAACATTGCGTCACGTTTCATTAAATTGAATAGAGATATTTTTTGTGATTTATTAATGGTGGGCAGACAGTTAATAAATGTGAAACTAATTAGTCCATATCCCGTCATTTTATCTATATCAGATCAATTGAATTTATAACACATACATTTATAGCATCAATATGGGCTAGAGGGGCCGGCCATCATATTGGCAATTTGCGTTTATCCCCTGATCGTATCAGCTCATTTTTGGCCTATTCGACCTTTATCAACTGAAAACACGTGTTCTaattataaaaagttaatatttttaaattattaaaaatataatttttttattttacggATATTAAATATAATCATTTCTATGTCAGCATTTGGTTGGAATTTAAATGGTGATAGAGAATTTTATATCAGACGAAATAAAATTGAAGTATTTTTGTTGTTGAAATTAAAGTACAATACCATATTGAAATGCCATACATGGTTCAGGGACGGGTTGTGAAAATTACTCCCAATTTGGCCATTTTCTCTCCTTAGCATAGGGTTGGTTTATGGGCATATGGGTCTTTTTGTTTGTTAAGCCAAATTTTATTCCTTTACACCGTGTTTGGATATATAGTAAGAGAGGAAGGAAAATAATagacaaaaattaatttttattttccatgTTTTATTTTTCCTCATTTTATTTGcaagtaaaagaaaattaatgaaaagagaaaataaagtaTATTTAAGAGGAAAGAGTAGAAAGAAAAtagtaatattttcttaaattactatttactctcaatttttataagttatttttgaaagttaaaaaggaaaaaaaaattataagcctATGTTCTGTTTGtttcatataaatattttttaagaaaatattttttatgtttttgacATTTGAAATactcaaaatatttaattaatagaaaatattttttaatcaatgaaaAAATAAGTTAAGACTTCATCTTTTTAGAAGATAAAATCATTTTCAACCCTTTAAAATGTTTATTAAAAtcactatatataaatttattaataaattttatttttaaaattaaatattataattattataaaattttaaattaacaaattaatttcaatatttattaaattttaacattttatatgtgaaaaataataaaataaaaatctatttttttctttttatcctaataaatgaaaaaaagtaaatcattaagaaatgaaaaattagatgagaaaaatattttattttaatttaaatgcatacttgatttaatttttattttattaatttattgttaaatataagatattaaatttaataaatttgttatgttaatttataagaaaatataaatatatatatttataagtgaatataatatttagagatcaatttttaaaaatatataaatgaattataattaaaagtataaggatgaaattattttattataaaataaaattttgtaattaaatatatatatagactaaattatatgttgtataaaattttaaaaattaaaatgtaatttattataattaaaaaaattatttattttaaatgtctATGTCAATCTTTTCAAAGAAAAACTAAATTTTAGTGaaattagataattttttatcataaattaaattattagcattttatttgaaaaatatgttAAACAATAAAATAGTTGTTtgtaattatctttttttttttgaaatggataattatctttataattaaagttcaattaaattattatagtaaATTGAATTAGATTGATTGAAGTGAATAATTTTACCACCATTAATTATTAAGTttgaatagaaaaaattattgtcAGCTATTCAAtctatataaagcttcataattAATTACGTAATTTATACGAAATATTTACTCATTTATAGTGGGAGTAAATTAGGTgagcattattttttttaaatttaaaaaattaatattaaattaaattaatttaaaaattcgattTAACGACCTATAAATGTTAAATATAGAGTAAATAAACCTTTTAAAAATGGACCAAATAGGCTGTTAAATTGATAATCTCGAAAAGTTTCCTTCTGTGGTCCCTTTGTGACTCAATATTTTTGCATTTTCCTCTTTCTTAACCCTAATTTATTCTTTTCTCTTCCCCACGGGAAAAgtgatctgcgtcaattgactattgaAGCGGCTCATCTCATCAAAAGTCAGGATAGTCAAAAGCAATGATCGTACTGTGTTGAAACTGCTGAGAACTGGACAATTCTTAgacagttaatgcattgaaaGATTTAGTTATTAGTTACAAGTCGCATATTTTATTTctgatggaaacaaaaactcttagttctcatatagaattttttcataattttttacattttaatggtTGTTTCTCAGTTAATAGATTAGGAGGAGATCTTTTGTTAATGTGGAAGAATCACGTGTCTGTTTCTGTAATTGGTTTTTTTtcgaattttattgattcggttgtttcggaaggtaatgttcaatggaggtttactggttattatgggtttctaGAATCACAACGACGACGTCAGTTTTGAAATCTTATTCGAGatttatctcgtagaaactcTCTTCCGTGGCTTTATTcgggagattttaatgatttatgctcgagagatgagagaGAAGGAGGAACAATTTTgacaaattatcttatgtaggGGTTTAAATATGTTCAAATACCCActgtttactttttttttcacatGGAAGAAGGGCAGGGAGGCGAATAATATGGTTAAAGAGAAGTTTGGTAGAGCCCTTACTACTGAGAATTGGGCTCGTAAATTCACTAATGTTGTCTGCTCGATTGTTCATGTTCCTAGATCGGATCACAAACTGTTGGTGATTAATACAACTCTTAAAAATAATAGGGGAGATAGAAGGAGATTTCGATTTGATAATACATggttatgtgatgagggtttgGCTGATGTTGTTAAAGAAGTTTGGGTTAATTCTATACCATGCAGCCTTTTGATGAAACACATGATGATTTAGTTAATGCTCTTTCGTTGTGGGTAGGAGCAGAAATAGAGAATTTTGGCAAAAAAAGAATCTTTTTGAGATAAtatctctctttattttatgaaattttattaatataaccaataattttactttaaaacaaaaaaaaatcaagtagTACAAATTTAGTCTGAGTGAAAGTGCATATGAGTAGTCTAAAAAAAAACAGGAGCAAGTAGACCCTTATTtacgatttttttttatatttcatttcaCATTTCTGTGACTAACATCATTTGACGATTTATGAGCCTACATCACCCGCTCACCACTATTTACCTTTCAGTAGAATAATAAGAATTAAATctcattaaattataataaattcataCGTTACGTCTTTTGAgataaaataattgataatcacAAATCTTATTCAATTATAACCAATTCATATGTTATGTCTTTTGAGATAAAATAACAGTTTATCAATATGCTTTAATATGTAGTGAATATAACAAATCTAATATACGAGATGATCTATAACCATATTGTGAATTATGAAGCGCAGATGCAGGGACATCTATAATTACAGGGTCAAAAGCTAAGCAACGAGCTCATTTTGTCAGTTCATACGCCAAGATCACCTTGTTACAAATTtcaaaagtaaaagaaacaCGGTTGAAACTGGTGCCCTGCCTCCCATCCTAAGACGGCACTACCATCCATTGGGTCAAAGAGAAGCACATAAGGTCAAATCGATCGAACCTACAAGACATTGCAACTAACATGATTTTCAAAGTCGTATACAACATTCAAAGTAATACCCAGTTGATGACTTTGAgaacaaaattttttaataccaTCATTCTGAAAAATCTTCTTTAAATCCATCATGGGTCTGAGGCTAATACCTCAAatcttattttcttaaaaaaatccaTATATGAAAATCGAGGCAACACTTTCAAACAGATGAAGCAGACAGCTGAAAGGTGGAGGCTGCAGGATTTCGACTCCTGCATTTACTCTCCAATTTAGCCTAAGGCATCGTTTGTATAAAGCTTGTCAGCCAGTGCAAACGGAgattcattaattattaaattttacacgTATGATGTTGTTCTGTACAAAATTACAGTTGTTCTAAAACTTAAAGCGAATCAAGAAACATACGCGTTAAAGGAACAGCTATATAATTACAAGTTCCATAAAGAGCAAATGCGCGAACGTGAATGAATTACGTAATTCATTCCCTATATCGGGCAACACGACCTAGCTACCACTGACTACAAACATCTTCAGAATTGGTACTCTAATCTCTTCTCCATCCAACTGATGATGTCCTGCCCAATCTCTTCACGTTCAGGCTCAAAGAGAAGGTCATGCAAGAAGCCATCATAGAGCTTTATGTCTTTGAACTGGGATGCTGCCTCATTGTACAGATCCTGGGATGCTAGTGGATCTGTCACTTTATCAGCAGTTCCATGGAGAACAAAGAATGGGACAGTCACAAACTTGAAGTTGCGCATCAAGTATGAGGATATTCGCAATATCTCATGGCCTGTTCGGACCCGTATGGGCCCTGTATATACCAATGGATCAGAGTACTTGGCCACAAGTGCAGCAGGATCCCTGGAAACTGGAATGCCCCTTTTGTTTGCTCCTTTAAATTGGAACCGTGGGACTATCAGAGAAAAGATAGGCGCCACAGCCTGCAAAAGACATTAACATAGCAGTTAAATAGAAAGCAAGAAACTATAACTAATGCAAACACAAAGAATAATTCAACAATACGATCACAATATCTTTtttggggaaaaaaaaagattcATATGCTTGAATAGTAATTCTGGTCTGCTCTCCATTTGGAATAAAAAAAGGCAATTATCCAAAGCATTTGACATAAAATGCCTTCAGATAGATTAATGATAGACTGCTCCACTGTTTAGGTTTAAGGAAGTTAAGTTCATCATAACCaaaaaatttagagaaaaaaagGAGCAAAATCTATAATAGTCCAACATCATTCAGTAATTTGTCATTCATGATCCATGGTTGAGAACACTTACCCCAACAATAGGATGAGCTGGCTTAACACGCAAAGCTGGTGAGGTCAGGATGATTCCCTCCAACATCCCTTCAATGCGAGGACATGTGGCCGCCTGCCAAAGATGCTCCCTTATCATTTAAAATCTTGACAAGTACAAAATATAAAACCCCAAAACTGGTATTTCCTTCTTTCCATGTCTTACCTTTAAAACCACAGCCCCTCCAGTTGAGTGACCAAAAAGGAAGCATGGTACCCCGGGGTGCTCTGACTTGATCTTTTCCAAGAAAGACCCCTGTAAACAGCAGCAGTTAAAAAGTTTATCCCACTAGCTGTATAGGCAAATCATACACAATTGGCAATAAGCTAAAAGACTAGACACCAAAATGATTGGGTTTCACAAGCAAGGGAAACCTCTGAGAAATTTACACCTAGTCTTTTAAGAATTTTAGTGCAGAATATAAACAGGGCAGTGCAAGGCAGCTTAAAAATGGTCCTGGGCCAATATTGCAAAAAAAAATAAGCTGCAGGTAAGACACTAAGGCGGCAGTTTGTGCATGACTTTACAGTGTGTGATCCATGATAATGCTTGATCCAAGAACAACTCTGATGAATTATGTATGAATCATGATCTTAGGAGCAGAAGAATAATTAGTTGTtttgtataaaatttaaagtacatATTTGAAATTGTATTTGgagttttatttgaaaaataagaaACTTAAATAAGcatattaaaatagtatatcATTTCAAACAGTAATACATAAggtaaaaaaagaaggaaaaatgtACAACTAAACTTACAGTGTCTGCAACAACATGGTCTAGCGAAGGAACATATCCATGCAACCCATCACTCCCACCATGACCTAAACCACAGCAAAGAAATAAATGAAGAGAGTGAGAGCGAGAACAGAGAGAGAGGAGGGGGGAGCACCATATCCAATGCCAAAATGAGAAGACCTAAACTTTTAACAAAGTAGGTGTCGAGGTCAAAACAATGCAACTGAAGGCAAGGAAAACGTATGACTAAACATGTTTACGAAAAATACTTACCTATCCAATCCATTGCATAGACTCCAAAGTTGCATGAGGTAAGCTGCTTAGCAAATTGACCATACCTTCCACTGAAATTGAAAAGCagtaaaatatctttaaaaaatatagttaacCATGGATAAGCTTCAGATATTACTGATTATCAAGTAACTCATGGAACCGACAGTTACCAATTAACTTGTATGACATCAAATTCAATATGCAAAAGAAACTTCCAATACATATGAAAATGAAAAGTTGATGTTACCTGTGCTCATTAAGCCCATGAA is a window from the Manihot esculenta cultivar AM560-2 chromosome 16, M.esculenta_v8, whole genome shotgun sequence genome containing:
- the LOC110603273 gene encoding uncharacterized protein LOC110603273: MEPSPTLVAKKLSNMIRVAFFTIRKGVSKSKFVLDLHLMIKRGKIIGKALNDIVIEHQTALSCHSHDVHMSFVSPATAVGCRPHNVHMSFVSPRDYEFSCSSSPSYRPYKRFQANRRRTHSYHRKHNRHYEHTRYHAPPYIWDDVKSGGGDLSDTSSNLVSGLVRQVRITDSPFSPREAGDEEGIVDMEAEKFIDRFYQELRLQKQMAAREAAYVM
- the LOC110603886 gene encoding monoacylglycerol lipase, which encodes MSTAEMEPLTSGASNRIIPILKTLRTSLVFVQTILISLLLLLFPRRRISPRMSSDSMPQSPTKSSKRRSLWRLEEEDTLRRRALAEGIDMADGDFQCRWGTYLFFGVRRNALFCRSWLPVTGELKGILIIIHGLNEHSGRYGQFAKQLTSCNFGVYAMDWIGHGGSDGLHGYVPSLDHVVADTGSFLEKIKSEHPGVPCFLFGHSTGGAVVLKAATCPRIEGMLEGIILTSPALRVKPAHPIVGAVAPIFSLIVPRFQFKGANKRGIPVSRDPAALVAKYSDPLVYTGPIRVRTGHEILRISSYLMRNFKFVTVPFFVLHGTADKVTDPLASQDLYNEAASQFKDIKLYDGFLHDLLFEPEREEIGQDIISWMEKRLEYQF